The following are encoded together in the Girardinichthys multiradiatus isolate DD_20200921_A chromosome X, DD_fGirMul_XY1, whole genome shotgun sequence genome:
- the LOC124862410 gene encoding uncharacterized protein LOC124862410, with protein sequence MKFSGTIPSLSVALLLLLTSASTVEVLNTINDLKKLNFGTSVPTHSLLLLHWFANEVNIDNNDVIRLTFQPNQGDYGSHHYGNYERVLAPLPPGNIYRYFTVGNLNEETSSDLPSYVVHPRNGYEGRNRDRIIFRVREQNVGRQAGHVIDRVYITQHFETSEYQGTRYDPDHTYQVTTSLLRQIRQFSVVENDRNTLTSLRDQFRSNADHSQLREIRNVWGDLACLGLFLFIVIKEKYSSNQHHNNRFQTPARRNTQPDFVVSIPESRPTRNSEVSIRIPQHHSDDILLQVMTGCGGNARIVWRNVPGSDFTGGVMVALYRSDEDEEALTYKSIGNTKSGTYDTSVLLNEGLQVRLHEVSNLCCFWSRLGEEIYRGPEFKNPLAAVSIKGYKASLQLFAKDGKACARLYVKNSFTDWTSKFKDSWVGFYSSADKGTNNYDWWQWQWARKFELKADLQDCPDSTVFEYRSSMTIARGVQARFILHEDVEKARTPCWM encoded by the coding sequence ATGAAGTTCTCAGGAACAATCCCGAGTCTGAGTGTGGCTCTACTACTTCTCTTGACCTCAGCATCAACAGTGGAAGTGCTCAATACCATCAATGATCTAAAAAAACTCAATTTTGGTACATCTGTTCCCACACACAGTCTTTTGCTCCTACACTGGTTTGCCAATGAAGTCAACATTGACAACAACGATGTTATAAGGCTAACCTTCCAACCCAATCAAGGCGATTACGGCTCACATCACTATGGAAACTATGAAAGGGTGTTGGCTCCATTGCCTCCTGGAAACATATATCGATACTTCACTGTTGGTAATCTCAATGAAGAGACGTCGTCTGACCTCCCATCCTATGTTGTCCATCCACGAAATGGATATGAGGGAAGAAACAGGGACCGGATCATATTTAGGGTCAGGGAGCAGAATGTGGGACGTCAAGCTGGGCATGTAATAGACAGAGTATATATTACACAGCATTTTGAGACATCCGAATATCAAGGGACAAGGTATGATCCAGATCATACATACCAGGTCACTACCAGCCTTCTGAGACAGATTAGGCAATTTTCTGTAGTAGAAAATGACAGGAACACACTGACAAGCCTCAGAGACCAATTTAGAAGCAACGCTGATCATTCTCAACTGAGGGAGATTAGAAACGTGTGGGGTGACCTTGCCTGTCTAGGcctatttttgtttattgtaatCAAGGAAAAGTACTCCTCTAACCAGCACCACAACAACAGATTTCAGACTCCAGCGAGAAGAAACACACAACCTGATTTTGTCGTCAGTATCCCAGAGAGCAGACCAACTAGAAACTCTGAGGTGTCCATAAGAATCCCTCAGCATCACAGTGATGATATATTACTTCAGGTAATGACAGGCTGTGGAGGAAATGCCAGAATCGTTTGGAGGAACGTTCCAGGGAGTGATTTCACAGGAGGTGTGATGGTCGCACTTTATCGCAGcgatgaggatgaggaagcaTTGACTTATAAGTCTATTGGAAACACAAAATCAGGCACTTATGACACATCAGTACTGCTGAATGAAGGCCTACAGGTCCGGCTTCATGAGGTGTCAAACCTTTGTTGTTTCTGGTCCCGTCTTGGAGAGGAGATATACAGAGGTCCAGAGTTTAAGAATCCTCTGGCAGCAGTCAGTATAAAAGGCTACAAAGCAAGTCTGCAACTCTTCGCAAAGGATGGCAAGGCTTGTGCTCGCTTATATGTGAAAAACTCTTTCACTGATTGGACCTCTAAATTCAAAGATTCATGGGTTGGCTTTTACAGCTCCGCAGATAAAGGTACAAACAACTATGACTGGTGGCAGTGGCAGTGGGCAAGGAAATTTGAACTTAAGGCTGATCTGCAGGACTGTCCGGACAGCACCGTTTTTGAGTATCGCTCTAGTATGACGATTGCTCGAGGAGTTCAAGCAAGATTCATACTGCATGAAGATGTAGAAAAAGCACGCACCCCGTGCTGGATGTGA